The following DNA comes from Musa acuminata AAA Group cultivar baxijiao chromosome BXJ1-4, Cavendish_Baxijiao_AAA, whole genome shotgun sequence.
TTTATGTGGGCTATGTCCTTCATAAGTAATGCCTTTGATCTCATTTCCTCGTCCCTCAGcagctcctccaccttcgatttgatGCGTTCCTGTTTCACTATCCCATTCTCATCAGCCATCAACCTCAGACCCACCTTCCACACATCACATATGAAGCTTTCGTTGAGGAACTGGTCTGCGAAATATGGCCAGCACAGGAAAAGAACTCCATTGCTGATACCCTCCATGGTCGAGTTCCAGCCGCAGTGGGACAGGAAGCATCCTACGGATGGGTGAGCCAACACTCTGTGTTGAGGTGACCAGGCTACCATCCTCCCCCTTCCCGCGACACGGGTTTCGAAGCCAGGTGGGTAGGCATCATCGGATGCGGCGGTGAGGTCAGCCCTGACCACCCACAGGAACGGGCGGCCGGTCGCCTCGAGCCCCAGCGCGAGCTCTTGGAACTGGCGGCGGTCGAAGATGGTGAAGCTTCCGAAGGAAACGTAGATGACCGAACTGGGCGGCTGCTCATCGAGCCAGGACATGCAGGTGGTATCCTCGGGCCAGAAATGCCCTGCAGGTCTCCCTGGTCGCATGCCGGTGAGCAATGGCCCTACGGGGAGAATTCTTGGAGCACTGGCGAACACTGGTTCTTCAATCTCTTTGAAAGAGTTGCAGATGACGAACTCTGCAATCTCGATTGCTCGATTGTTGTCGAGTATGTAGTTGAACAGTGTTCGTTGGGTTCTACGATCGCCGATACAGTTCCAGACGAAGTGAGCTGTGTTCATGGGCGGCATGCCGGGACCGAGCTGGAACATCTCTTGCCTTGTTGCTGCTCCTGCACAGAATGGAACAGATTCTCTCAACTGCTCTGTAGTCGAGTAATAAATCACAGGTGAAATAGTAGCTTTCTTTCTCAGTTTGCAGACTAATTCTTACCCTCTGCATCGATGACACCTTTGGAGGTCAACTCCGGAATTCTGAGCAGTGTGGCCAGCAGCTGGGCTGACGCCGGCCAGAACGCAGCCGGCCGAAGACCCATCTTCTTCGCAATCTCAAGCGCCCATGCCATGCTCTCGTCGACTATCATGCATGTGATCCGGTCTCCTGCTTCACTGCTCTTCCGTATCAATTCCTCCAAACACAGCGGCATAGTCTTCATGAGACCTTCGGTTAGCCTCCCGAGATCATTTCGATCTTCTTCCTGGTCCAACCCATCGGGGACGGAAACCAGATTGATCTGCTCCATTGTGCTATCAATCTGTAAGGCGGCGACAACGCGATCATGATTGAACTGTGTGTTGACAAAGGTGATTCTGAAGCCACGATCCACCAAGCAATGCGAGAGTTCCATGAGGGGGATAACATGGCCTTGTGCTGGGTATGGCAGTACCAGTGCATGTGGCAATACCCCCATGTCAGCTCTGCTATCGCAGTTGTGCACTTCAGCCGTCACATATATTGCAGACAAATGACGATGGAATGGTATCTTATTCAAACAATTCGATACCTTTCCTGGTTTCTTGTTCCATATTTACCATGTCTTCATCGGATCTATAGTTATGTGATCGGTCTCATCGTACCGGCCGGCTGATGTGTTGACTTTCGTGTCATCTCAGATGCGCTAAGAACAAGAAGTTGGACGGAAGATTCAAAGAAGTGAAGTTGTCATCTTGCAGAAACAACACCACTAAGTTCATTACTTGAGGCGATGCAACTTATGTTTGGCTGCAAACAAGACAAACAGATGCAGCAATGACACATACGAATGCCTGTAACTCGGTAGTCTTTTCAAACATAATGCAACTGAGCATCTTGCTTTTATGGAAGGTGACACGGGTTTCTCGGTTTTATTCAGCCTGCAAAATCAGTATCCCTTTAAAAATTCTATCACGTGATAACTTCTGCTCCAAATCATCAACTTACCAACCTACACCCTAATAGTTAAAGAGCTGTAATATATATGAAACCTACACCCTAATAGTTAAAGAGCTAtgatatatatgaaatataaattactatCGAAACAAATGGATGGTTTAAAGTATGAAAAATtattctaatcactttatcaatgaattgatgaaataattagaaTAATAATTTGATTCTTTTAAAACATCACAAATTAaaaagtttgataagttaaaaaaaaaagtaaagattTTTAGGTTTTAAACGTCAAAGTAAAAAAAAGCTTTATAAGTTTCAATGTTTATTCGAGAacctaaaaacaaaacactcacgtgAAAGATGATTATATTTCTGAAATTGTCTCTTTACAAAGGAAATCAACCTTGTTTATATAGGACAAATgttaagttcaaaatgaataaatttattaaatatattaaatgatatttatattcttaattcaTGAATGTAAACCATTCATGAATCTATCTTGAAATTCCCTTTGGCTAATCAAAAACAcatgaatttttattttaataaaataaaaccctaactaaaataaaataagctCACAATTTCCAATATTGTGCAACATGACtgaatgatttttatttttcaaaataagcTAAAATTCGTCATTCTCTCGaggttggactttctcttcatgatttggaTTTATTTAAATCATGTTAATTATTTTAGACTCTTCTTATATCCATAAAATCTTGATCGAGTCTTGATCAGCTCGCTCCTTCCAAATGTCTTCCAATAAAcacgttaaggcttctttcatccttttagatttagcttttgtcattggtcctccttgaatagttaaagggtctttgacaGAATTATGATTAACTTACTAATTCATCTCATTCCCCCTTTCATCGAAAGGATTCATCCTCAAATTAGTATCTTCTTCACATATATCAAATAAAGATAAATTAGAAACATCGAAGGTTGGATAAATATTGTTATACTCACTTGATAGTTTCAGCTTGCATGCATTATCATTGATTATTTGAATAACTTGAAATGGATCATCTCTTCTTGGCATTAATTTAAACTTCTTTTGGCTAGAAAATCTTTCCTTTCTTTGTACCCAAACTCAATCACTAATTTtaaatactacttgctttcgaCCTTTGGTTTATTGTTTCTCATATtatagagttttctttttaatttatgtTCGGACTCTTTCATGCTTTGACAAAATCAGTTTTTTGCTTATCATCCAAATTAGTCTCTTCCAAAGGTAAAGATAGTAAATCCATATGAGTTAATAGATTGAACCTGTGCAtaacttcaaatggggaatgaTTTGTTATAGCATGcacacttctgttataagcaaactctATAGCAAACATTCTtcccaatttttttaattttttttgaattatggctctcaaaagtgttgataaagtttGATTTACTATCTTCATTTGTCTATCTATTTGTGGatgacaagtggttgaatacaacCTTATACCCAACTTGCTCTATAGTATTTTTcaaaagtggctaaggaacttcacatctctatcacttacaatttctttgaagaacAGTCCCACAACATATGTTATATCATCTATTTTATGGTAAGGAATGAAATATATCATCTTACTAAATTTGTCAACagcaacaaaaatagaatctctctCTCATTTCAACTTAGGTAAACCCAAGATAAAAGCTAAGTATagaaagtgctagtcatagataCCCTACAATCCAATTACATGAGTGATAACGCatgtgatatgatacacattcttttttcttattatattttgatattttatcactttatattacttattacatatatatatatatatatatatatatatatatatatatatatatatatatatatatatatatatatatatatatatatatatatatatatattgtgatgtccatggatttgtacaATGTGAATCGGATCattatgagatcacgataatgagattgattcacctttaaacacaaaccctaaagaatcctagtcatatgttacttgagagggatatcgagataaccagacagactagtgtgctatatacctgtccatatgatggaggcagctggtctcatagctgcccatatggggacactaatgatacagtgcatgtgctcattggagaatgagttcactgattgatccacttacgaaatgttggatggttgataatacctcattatcaaatagcgattctatcatcctagtaatatatctggtccttagacttgagacaccaaggatgtcctatatgagcactccactctttgataccaaacttataggtttgaaaatttcagatctagtacaaccgatcattgggaatggtaaccaaccttacgagggcttttaagtgtcgatagaggatcattcgctctcgatatcatgagaggaatatcttgtgtATTTTTGTttaaacaaatccttagccaaggtcatttggattgagagagaaagagtttttcgagagaatccgattagagcgagactcaaagaGAAACTGAAtaggcctgatagtaccatgcatAGTATATAGTTTTTGAGATATtatatagatgagagactataagcacacggtaactgaggatggaTAGGtcaaaaggattggattcccctatatcgtttggagactgcggcgtagtggcctagtacatccgtagtcgatgagtcgagtgaattattatgaagataataattcactgaactagAAGTAATTCTAAcagatatgactcatgaccaactcgatattgggtctaaagggtcatacacatatagtaggtgttgcgatgagtagatgttcgaatttgagatatccgttggagcctctatcttatgggatatccaataagcccttgaattattagatcctatggataagatccaataagagctaataagagattattgggtagagacctactaatctaagaggcttgagtaattggatggtgatctaatactcaatagggcatgatccattatggttaactaGGGgcttttataaataggagggaactaaaggtccATAAGTTTTGGCTTCTtgattgtcatctcctattctcctttccccttTTTCTCCTTAAATAGTAAGTGTAGACATTTGAGGAGCATCGCCAtagccctactgtatggatcaccattagagaggaagacgcttaacctccttcgtcATCTCCAACGGATTTataggaatttagggatatatgatctccctaggtaaaacacaactaTATTTCTaacatgcattttttgattttacggattttacgcaccaatctttgcacaacgatGAACACTTATTCGGAAATttaggtttttattttttattctttcgctgcgcatatgatgtcgcccctagatttcccgagGGCTATCATCGCCGACAACAGAACCCAGTTCAACAATAATAAATTCAAGACATACTGCTAGTCATACGAGATCTAGTTGAAATTCAGCTCGGTCGCACATCCCCAAACCAACGATCAGACCGAGGTGATAAACCGAGCAATAATTGAAGGTCTAAAGAGGAGAATCACAAGCGTGTGTGGGGCCTAGGTGGACGAGCTCCCCAACGTCCTATGGGCAATGCGAACGACCCCCAAAACCGCCTCGGGGGAGTCCCCGTTCAGCCTGATGTTCAGGACTGAAGCGGTTCTTTCGCCCGAGATGGTGTTCCCAACCTTATGCACCTCCAACTATGAGCGAGAGTACTCAAAGGAGGGGCTGTGGGCTAACTTGGGCTTCCTTGAGGAAAGAAGAGCCGAGGCACACCTGCGCGCCCTGGCATACAATAAAGCGACCACTCGAATATACAACCGGAGGGTCTGTCCGTGGTCGATTCAGGTCAGGGACCTCATCCTCCGAAAAGCAAAAGTCAACAACCTGGCCCAAGCAAGGGGAAAACTTGCATCCAACTGGGAAGGCCGCTACCGAGTCTACGATGTGGTACGGGAAGGCACCTACCGGCTTGAAATAATAGAGGGAAGCCCCCTCCCAAGGACGTGGAATGTCGTGAACCTAAAGAAATTCTACCCTTGAGGGGGGAGGAGTTGATTAGGATGCAAGAAAGGTATGGGAGCCCGCATATAcgtagtcaagggaaaagaatacGCCTGGGTTCTCAAAATGAAACCGCTTCTTGATTGAAAAGGATATACATACAGCGGTCGAGCAACCTAGGCCTGACTagacaaaaggaaaaagaagagaagacaaaactcaaaaaaaaaaaaaaaaaaaaacagggggATGCGGCCCCTAGCTCGAGGGAGGAGTCGGCGGCCCATTGTCAAAGGGGATGTTCGTCGGCATGTCGACGTTCTGGTCTGCAGGGTCCTTGGCAAACGGGTCTGATTCCAGGTCCAGGTCTGAGAACTTTACCCAGAAATGAGCACAGGCCACTCGGAACTTGTACTCGCACATGACCCGACCTTACCTCACCAGGCCGCGCTCGAACCCTGGGGACGCCTTGTACCCGGCGATCGCTTCCTCCACCCTTCCAGACAACCTTAGCCACTCCTCCTCGAGCGCCTCCTCAGCGGCCAGGGTCGTTGCCTTGGCGGCCTCAACGTCCTAGGAAAGGGACATCAACTCGTCATCCAACGAACAGATGTGCGATCGACTTTCTTCAAGCTCGGCCTTCAAACAAGCCACTTCCATCGCCTCCGCACCCCCCTCGGCTCGTAGCTTCAGGTTCACCTTCCGGAGGGCGTCATCAAGGTCCATCTGATGCCCAATCACCCACTCGGTGTCAAGGACCCGATCGATCAGAGTCATCCCGTAGTGCAATCTCTATATAAAAGTCATTATCAACATCCACGAAGGAAGGAtgcaaagaaaagaggaaggcCATCAATTACCCGAACGAGCGACTTGGCCACCCGCTCCACCAGCACCTTCGAGTCGGAGCTGTACAACTCCTTGGCCAATGAGGGGTGCAGTGCCCCTCGGACGAACTCCTGGGCGGTCTCTCCATCATCCTAGGGTTGGCTGTCGGCCTTCAGAGTCGACCACCGAGCGGCGTAAGGGGCTCCCGACTGCCCGACCAGAAGGTCGGCCATCAGTTGGGCCTGAAACTGCCCACCCTCGGGCAAGGAGAAGATTGAGGAACACATAATTTGTTTTCtttaaaaagaaaatcatcatgcttgaagaacttGTCAAAACCCCTTTCGCACATGCTCCATGAACATTAGCAAAATTATGGTTAGAATTGTATAAATCTTTAAtgtactcaaaacccaataattttaCATCAAGTTTAGAcattagagcataccttctagaaagagcatCGACAACCATATTTTTCTTAtcttgtttatacttgatgatgtatggaaagaATTCAATAAACTAAACTCATTTTGTAGTGTTGTCGTGTCTCTAATGCTCTTACCAaaacataaaactccttatcatatgttggatagttaagacttgctccacttagcttctctCTAAAGAATGAAATGGGTCTACCTTCTTGCATTAAAACTTTTTCAATACATATTCTACTCACATCACACTCAATCTTAAAAGTTTAGCAATGTTAGGCAAAGCAAGCGAATGTGTTAAACTGAGTTTGTCTTTAAGTAAGTTAAAAGCATCAACTTCTTTTTTACACCACCTAAATCCCACATTCTTTTTGATACATTtagttaatgatgtaataattataaaaaatccttaatgaatttagttttggCCACTCCCTTATTACTTTCAttttttcttgatcaacatgtattcTTTTATCATTAACAatatatccaagaaaagtaattttattagtaCAAAAAGTATATTTCTTTATATTaacatataacttttcttttctaagcatatcaaaaatagcttttaaatgtaTTAAATGCTCATCCAAACTTTTACTATAcataagtatatcatcaaaataaaccactataaatttttcaATATAAGTATGTAAAACATggttcatcaatctcatgaaagtgctacATGTGTTAGTTAAGTCAAATAGCATCactaaccattcatataaaccataTTTAGTTTTAAAAGtggttttccattcatcacccttactcattcttatttgatgatatccatatttcaaatcaatttttgaaaacacacaagaacccTACAATTTATCTaacatatcatctagcctaggaataggatgtgTATACTTTatcgtgattttgttgatgactCTGTAATCAACATGCATTCTCTAAGATTTATTCTTTTTAGGCACCAACAAAACAGGAACTGCAcatggactcatgctttctcgcacatacccGTTTTCTATAAGCTCACTTGCTTTTcgatttccttggtctcttcggggtGGCATCTATATGTTGGCctatttggtatgcttgcacccaaaatgaaatcaatttaatactcaattcctctaattggtggcaaaccattatgaacttcttctagaaagagatcctcattttcctaCAAAAGATCAATTATAACACTAAGCAAACTTTTATCAATTTCATTAGAAGCAGTCAAAACGtccttgtacataagtacaaTTAAGGGCTACCTCATGATTAAGACTTTCTCTACATGACTCATTTTAACATAAACACTCGTTTCCTTTCACTAAGGCCTTccttgtttttttttcctttgtgttTTTCAACACTCTCATTTTTATCACTCaactcatctttttctttttttttctctttctttctctttcttgctCACTCCCTAAAGTTTTAGTTAATGAAGATTCAAGCTCTTCATATTATTGCTTTATGTGCATTTAGTCTTCAAAAATTATCTTTGAGGTTAAAGGTCTAAGTTGATATTTTTATCtatctatgatcaaagaataatgGTTCTTGAACTTATCATGTATTACCCTTTGATCATATTGTCGTGGTCTCCCCAATATATGACCAACATATATATGTACCGCATCACACTAAACTTCATCCTTATATATACCAATTAAAAAAGAAACTAACATGCATCGATTTGCTTTTACAACACCGCTATCATTCAACCGTTGTAACTTCTAAGGTTTTGGATGTTTGATAATATGTAATTTTAGTTTCTCCATGAGTAAGGTACTTGCCATATTTGTACAACTTCCATTATCAACAATtacattacacaacttgttagcaatcaaacaataagtatgaaatagatttttacgttgttcaccatgtttatcatttttattttgcaaACTAAGTGTGCGTTGAGCAACTAAAATTTCACCTTTAGGATATTCTACATCACTAGCATCCTCAACAAATGgaatatcatcatcatcttctctcTCACTTTTAGATTCCATAATCTCATCCCTCATAATCATAAATCTCTTATTAGGATATTCATGTGTCATATGTCTATGCCTAGACACTTAAAACACTTAATGCCTCTAGTTTGATTTGGTTAATTCTTACatttactttttctatctaattaatATTTGCATTAGTTTCATCAGGCTTAAtaatgggtttatcatcctttcTACTCTAATTCaattttcaagaagaagaagaactcgaataaggttttgaatcatacATTGTGTCTTTTGTTTTGAGTTGTCTCTCAATCTTCATGGTCATATTCACcatgttgtcacgaacggtcattgcgcactcgcaacaacttcgttcaacgaattgttcgtcgcttttgcatgcttgaataAAGACATGACAACCTATTTTGCCGTAATTGCAtgtgtttttacttgtaaaaatatatattcaaataTGTTGCAGTgcacagtgcgaccgctcaccgtgcTAGGCccaaagccccaaaatggcttcgttttcaCATGTCACGGGCtattttctgcagcccgctgcaGCACAcgaaatgttagccatctcagcaccctagaacaccttgggtggcacaaggctggatggaaCTTCGGTATATAGTCGggcattgaaaaatcttcacaagttcgcacgttgacttgatgggaacttgcctttgcgcccagcacccgatgagcagttgtttgtggacttgcaattgtttgttctaccttctaaagtccttatttttctcctctttctctcttttctcctgagtacataaggtgcttgctgaattgcttgtaatgcTTCCCTCTTGGCAAGACGTCGGGACTTATCCgttgctcgttttcaatctaatcaactttctattttattggtccttcaggacctgtatgaggttgcaacttggctgaaccTTTGGGGATACATATGTCACAAGGACGCTTCAAGACTTAGGaaatcccaactaagtccgataagttggcgcaagggtgcatcgcgacttaggcaactcaagctaagttcgcgtcttggccacaAGGATGCCTCACAACTTAGACAAtttcaactaagtccatgacaatgtCCTCAATCTCCATATAATATTGCAACTCCacaagatcagcaatgttctATTTAATCCATTCAGGAATCGAGCCATAGTGGCCTCATAGTCTTTCTTCATATTAGCCCTTATCATGGCTATCTTCATCTCCTTGTGATATTTCTTAACGCTCGTGGAACCTTGTGTAACAGTTTACAATCGTTGATTCAAATCCTTATAGTAATGGCTAGGGACAAATTCTTTACAtaattgatcccaccaaacaatagcataatcacAAAATTCAATAGCAattaattttacctttttcttttcaGAGCAGTTGTGACATTTAAAGATCAGCTCCACTTTTCATTCCCACTCTAAATAGGCATCTGAATTAGTCTtccctttaaaataagaaaattttattttgatgCCTCCTATGTTTTTATCCATATCATCAAAACGTCCTCTCTTAGTTTGTCTCATAGGATTAACATCTTGACTAATTAGAGTAACTTGATTATCATCCATGTCATCTCTACTATCATATTCATCCTTGACAAAGGCTGGTTGTCTCCCACCCTGTGattcaccttgcaatctattaattgcattatcatgcctttctagatgatctcttatATCCTTCATTATTTTGAACATGCATTTAAATTATTACTAtattgcttgaactaaaagatcatttgataaaaaacttacttctttatctttagacataTTTAAAACctgaaaaacaaatt
Coding sequences within:
- the LOC135672076 gene encoding UDP-glycosyltransferase 83A1-like, which translates into the protein MGVLPHALVLPYPAQGHVIPLMELSHCLVDRGFRITFVNTQFNHDRVVAALQIDSTMEQINLVSVPDGLDQEEDRNDLGRLTEGLMKTMPLCLEELIRKSSEAGDRITCMIVDESMAWALEIAKKMGLRPAAFWPASAQLLATLLRIPELTSKGVIDAEGAATRQEMFQLGPGMPPMNTAHFVWNCIGDRRTQRTLFNYILDNNRAIEIAEFVICNSFKEIEEPVFASAPRILPVGPLLTGMRPGRPAGHFWPEDTTCMSWLDEQPPSSVIYVSFGSFTIFDRRQFQELALGLEATGRPFLWVVRADLTAASDDAYPPGFETRVAGRGRMVAWSPQHRVLAHPSVGCFLSHCGWNSTMEGISNGVLFLCWPYFADQFLNESFICDVWKVGLRLMADENGIVKQERIKSKVEELLRDEEMRSKALLMKDIAHINISRGGSSSQNLQAFVDAMKTSTKESPESLRI